In the Kiritimatiellales bacterium genome, one interval contains:
- a CDS encoding beta-ketoacyl-ACP synthase 3, with product MQKFDTGLFTGLYRHMLAARKIDAVQADAAQRGEAFFYIPSSGHESIAALAPLLTENDWLHCHYRDRALLFARGVTTTEVLLELLGKTGSPSEGRRMPGFACSRELKLLSAPTGVASNALQAAGVAQAVKNEAGTPVVYCGIGDGGTQEGEYLEAIAEAVRSQLPVLFVVQDNHYALSTPSQGRTFFSLPDGDAKEFYGIPIRYTDGTDAVKTYNAFAGAVKEMRKTRAPQIVVMRVERLTSHTNADDHSIYRSVEDIERIQQTADPVLILAGKLLAAGVPEQELKQIEHEINVEVDQAFDTARRAATATTEYSAKKPLPAAMTAPESERRDDGTARTMIEAMRDVFRIRLKNDPAVYLYGEDIEDPKGDVFGLTRGLSSEFPAQVVNSPLSEATIVGTAIGQALAGKKPVACIQFADFMLPAFNQIAAELGAMWWRTNGQWECPVILMAICGAYRPGLGPYHAQTFDAAFAHIPGLDVMMPSTAADAAGLLNAAFDSGRPTVFLFPKNLINDRTVTAGENISEQFIPIGCARVTRPGKDLTLVSWGSTMPLCEKAADALQDAGAGVEVIDLRSLSPWDEKTVIASAQKTGRLLVVHEDNHTCGLGGEVLATVAEKSGVPVQMARVTRQDTYIPYLFETQLDVVPTFKSILEKAAELLNYSLTWQMPAEEVEGSVTVNAIGSSPSDKTVTITELYVKSGDAVEAGTLLAAVEADKATMEISTPVAGLVEELFLAEGDSVDVGTPLARIKTDETDLIKKPVTSEDSGVPVLEKRLNAVPEKPAVEKSTAIKPVILSSVTTAFGSRIVPNHELVRPGDEWDSEAIRKRTGIENRRWITGNENVTSLAVKAVRELLEKEKLRLADIDAMICATGTPLSMTPSLACRVLYGLSPAKGEILMQAHDVNAACSGYMYAMQNAWDILRDDPSKKVIVITAETLSPMINFDDPKTCVLFGDAATASLFSCEERAGNINALINRSVLSATGVEDKVLYVPNMGGDEKIEMEGLTVFKLAVKKMADMLAEACVKRGIAVDQLDMIVPHQANERIIEAVRKSVRCSPEKMFVNIKNYANTSSNTIPIALSEMMPGMKQGALIGLTAFGGGFTFGAAVIEKM from the coding sequence ATGCAAAAGTTTGATACCGGACTCTTCACCGGACTTTACCGCCACATGCTGGCGGCGCGTAAAATTGACGCGGTTCAGGCGGACGCCGCGCAGCGCGGCGAAGCGTTTTTTTATATTCCTTCATCCGGGCACGAATCCATCGCCGCGCTCGCACCGCTCCTGACTGAAAACGACTGGCTGCACTGCCATTATCGTGACCGCGCTCTGCTTTTTGCGCGCGGCGTGACGACGACAGAAGTTCTGCTTGAGCTGCTCGGGAAAACCGGCAGTCCGTCCGAAGGCCGCCGCATGCCGGGCTTTGCGTGCAGCCGCGAACTGAAGCTGCTGAGCGCGCCGACCGGTGTGGCATCGAACGCGCTGCAGGCCGCCGGCGTAGCGCAGGCGGTGAAGAATGAAGCCGGCACACCGGTGGTCTATTGCGGCATCGGCGACGGCGGCACGCAGGAGGGCGAATATCTGGAGGCCATCGCCGAAGCGGTGCGCTCGCAACTGCCGGTGCTGTTTGTGGTGCAGGATAATCATTATGCGCTGTCAACGCCGTCGCAAGGCCGGACGTTTTTTTCGCTGCCGGACGGCGATGCGAAAGAGTTTTACGGCATTCCGATCCGTTATACAGACGGCACCGATGCCGTAAAAACATACAACGCATTTGCCGGTGCGGTGAAGGAAATGCGCAAAACGCGTGCGCCGCAAATTGTGGTAATGCGCGTTGAGCGGTTGACGAGTCACACGAACGCCGACGATCACTCCATCTACCGTTCGGTGGAGGATATTGAGCGGATTCAACAGACCGCAGATCCGGTTCTGATTCTCGCCGGAAAGCTGCTTGCCGCCGGCGTGCCGGAACAAGAGCTCAAACAAATCGAGCACGAAATTAATGTGGAGGTTGATCAGGCGTTCGACACCGCGCGCCGCGCTGCCACCGCAACTACAGAATATTCAGCAAAAAAACCGCTGCCGGCAGCCATGACGGCGCCGGAATCGGAACGCCGCGACGACGGTACGGCACGGACGATGATTGAAGCGATGCGCGACGTCTTCCGCATCCGGTTGAAAAATGATCCGGCGGTGTATCTTTACGGTGAGGACATTGAAGATCCGAAAGGCGATGTGTTCGGTTTAACGCGCGGACTGAGCAGTGAGTTTCCGGCGCAGGTTGTCAATTCGCCGCTGAGCGAAGCGACGATTGTCGGCACGGCGATCGGCCAGGCGCTCGCCGGTAAAAAACCGGTGGCATGCATTCAGTTCGCCGATTTTATGCTGCCGGCGTTTAATCAGATTGCCGCCGAACTCGGCGCGATGTGGTGGCGCACTAACGGACAGTGGGAATGTCCGGTGATTTTAATGGCGATTTGCGGCGCCTACCGCCCGGGACTCGGTCCGTATCACGCGCAAACCTTCGACGCCGCCTTCGCGCATATTCCGGGACTCGATGTGATGATGCCGTCCACCGCCGCCGATGCCGCCGGCCTGTTAAATGCGGCGTTTGATTCGGGCCGCCCGACGGTGTTCCTGTTTCCGAAAAATTTAATTAACGACCGCACTGTGACTGCCGGAGAAAACATTTCCGAGCAGTTTATTCCGATCGGCTGTGCGCGGGTGACACGTCCCGGTAAAGATTTAACGCTGGTGAGCTGGGGCAGCACGATGCCGCTCTGCGAAAAAGCGGCGGACGCGCTGCAGGACGCCGGCGCCGGCGTGGAAGTGATCGACCTGCGCTCGCTGTCGCCGTGGGATGAGAAAACGGTGATTGCCTCGGCGCAGAAAACCGGACGGCTGCTCGTTGTCCATGAAGATAATCATACCTGCGGTCTCGGCGGCGAAGTGCTGGCAACCGTTGCCGAAAAATCCGGTGTGCCGGTGCAAATGGCGCGCGTGACGCGTCAGGATACCTATATTCCCTATCTGTTTGAAACGCAGCTGGATGTTGTGCCGACGTTTAAAAGCATTCTCGAAAAAGCGGCGGAGCTGCTCAACTATTCACTGACGTGGCAGATGCCGGCGGAAGAAGTAGAGGGTTCAGTCACTGTGAATGCGATCGGGTCAAGTCCGTCGGATAAAACGGTGACGATTACCGAACTTTATGTGAAATCCGGCGACGCTGTGGAAGCGGGCACACTGCTCGCGGCGGTGGAAGCCGATAAAGCGACGATGGAAATTTCAACGCCGGTCGCCGGACTGGTTGAAGAGCTGTTTCTGGCCGAAGGCGATTCGGTGGATGTCGGCACACCGCTCGCACGTATTAAAACCGACGAAACTGATCTCATTAAAAAACCGGTGACGAGTGAAGATTCCGGTGTGCCGGTGTTGGAAAAACGGTTGAACGCTGTGCCGGAGAAACCGGCAGTGGAAAAAAGCACTGCGATAAAACCGGTGATTCTTTCCTCTGTTACCACGGCGTTCGGGTCGCGCATTGTGCCGAACCACGAGCTCGTGCGCCCCGGCGATGAATGGGATTCCGAAGCCATCCGTAAGCGCACCGGCATTGAAAACCGGCGCTGGATTACCGGCAATGAAAATGTCACATCGCTCGCTGTAAAAGCTGTGCGTGAACTGCTGGAAAAAGAAAAGCTCCGGCTTGCCGATATCGACGCGATGATCTGCGCCACCGGTACGCCGCTTTCCATGACGCCGTCGCTCGCCTGCCGTGTTCTCTACGGACTCAGTCCGGCAAAAGGTGAAATTCTGATGCAGGCGCACGACGTGAATGCCGCGTGTTCCGGCTATATGTATGCCATGCAGAATGCGTGGGATATTCTGCGCGACGATCCGTCGAAAAAAGTCATCGTGATTACTGCCGAAACGCTGTCGCCGATGATTAATTTTGACGATCCGAAAACCTGCGTACTGTTCGGCGATGCCGCCACTGCCTCGCTGTTTTCCTGCGAAGAACGCGCTGGAAATATCAACGCGCTGATCAACCGCTCGGTGCTGTCCGCCACCGGCGTAGAAGATAAAGTGTTGTATGTGCCCAACATGGGCGGCGACGAAAAAATCGAAATGGAAGGCCTCACGGTTTTTAAACTTGCGGTGAAAAAGATGGCGGATATGCTCGCCGAAGCGTGCGTGAAACGCGGCATTGCGGTGGATCAGCTCGACATGATCGTGCCGCATCAGGCAAATGAACGGATTATTGAGGCGGTGCGCAAGTCTGTCCGCTGTTCGCCGGAAAAAATGTTTGTGAACATTAAAAACTACGCCAATACCTCGTCGAACACTATTCCGATCGCACTGTCTGAAATGATGCCCGGCATGAAACAAGGTGCACTGATCGGACTTACCGCTTTTGGCGGTGGATTCACCTTCGGTGCCGCCGTGATTGAAAAAATGTAA
- a CDS encoding YgiQ family radical SAM protein encodes MADDRKMFLPMTRAEMAARGWEELDVLLITGDAYVDHPSFGAAVIGRVLEAEGWHVGIISQPDWTNPESLTAMGRPRLFAGVTAGNIDSMLSHYTAARRKRKEDVYSPGGQTGLRPNLPSVVYTQLAKKVFPGIIVALGGLEASMRRTVHYDYWQDRLRPSILQDSKAELLMYGMGEHSVREIARRLNAGEPLAGIRGTARLLGGKESAARDFSDAVILPSYEECAADKKALLETTRLTEREQNPFCGRPLVQFHGARALLMEPPAPPLTPAELDAVYALPFARAPHPSYKEEIPAFTMIQNSITVVRGCGGGCTFCGLGLHQGRFLTSRSEESVVREIRALTRTPEFRGTVSDLGGPTANLYGCRNGVDEACKTCRRASCLFPAICPHLKLDAGAAIHLMRRVRSLENVNHVFIQSGIRMDVALRHPEYIRELAQHHVSGHLKVAPEHMHPDVLKKMRKPAPEIFCRFQEAFAAESRRAGKKQYLVPYFISNFPGSTETEMNAVEKFVLNEQWKLQQVQDYIPLPMTPAAAVYYTGLDYETGEPVPVIRGLAARRKQMKQLRPHTGKMNRRKANRQ; translated from the coding sequence ATGGCTGATGATAGAAAAATGTTTCTTCCGATGACGCGCGCGGAAATGGCAGCGCGCGGCTGGGAGGAACTGGATGTGCTGCTGATTACCGGCGATGCGTATGTTGATCATCCGTCGTTCGGTGCGGCCGTTATCGGGCGCGTGCTGGAAGCGGAAGGCTGGCACGTTGGCATAATTTCCCAGCCCGACTGGACGAATCCGGAGTCGCTGACGGCGATGGGACGCCCGCGCCTGTTCGCCGGCGTCACGGCCGGAAATATTGATTCCATGCTGTCGCATTACACCGCCGCGCGCCGGAAGCGGAAAGAGGACGTCTATTCGCCCGGCGGCCAAACCGGACTGCGCCCGAATCTGCCGTCGGTCGTTTACACGCAGCTCGCCAAAAAAGTTTTTCCCGGCATCATTGTCGCGCTCGGCGGACTCGAAGCCAGCATGCGCCGCACCGTGCATTACGACTACTGGCAGGACAGACTGCGCCCGTCAATTTTACAGGATTCCAAAGCTGAACTTCTCATGTACGGCATGGGCGAACATTCCGTGCGCGAAATTGCGCGCCGGCTGAACGCCGGCGAACCGCTCGCCGGAATTCGCGGCACGGCGCGACTGCTCGGCGGCAAAGAATCGGCGGCACGCGATTTTTCCGATGCTGTGATCCTGCCGTCGTATGAAGAGTGCGCCGCTGATAAAAAAGCGCTGCTTGAAACCACGCGCCTGACCGAGCGCGAACAGAATCCGTTTTGCGGCAGACCGCTCGTACAGTTTCACGGCGCGCGCGCATTGCTAATGGAACCGCCGGCGCCGCCGCTTACGCCGGCAGAGCTCGATGCCGTTTACGCGCTGCCGTTCGCACGCGCACCGCATCCTTCCTATAAAGAAGAAATACCGGCGTTCACCATGATCCAAAACTCCATCACCGTTGTGCGCGGCTGCGGCGGCGGCTGCACGTTCTGCGGACTCGGTTTGCATCAAGGACGTTTTTTAACCAGCCGTTCCGAAGAATCCGTAGTGCGTGAAATCCGCGCACTCACCCGCACGCCGGAATTTCGCGGCACGGTCAGCGATCTCGGCGGACCGACCGCCAACCTTTACGGCTGCCGGAACGGCGTGGATGAAGCCTGTAAAACATGCCGGCGCGCGAGCTGTCTGTTTCCGGCGATCTGTCCGCATCTGAAACTCGACGCCGGCGCCGCGATTCATCTAATGCGCCGCGTGCGGTCGCTTGAAAATGTAAACCACGTTTTTATTCAATCCGGCATCCGCATGGATGTTGCATTGCGTCATCCGGAATACATCCGCGAACTCGCACAGCATCATGTGTCCGGACATCTCAAAGTTGCACCGGAACACATGCATCCGGATGTGCTGAAAAAAATGCGCAAACCGGCGCCGGAAATTTTCTGCCGCTTTCAGGAGGCGTTCGCTGCAGAGAGCCGGCGCGCCGGGAAAAAACAATACCTCGTGCCGTATTTTATTTCCAACTTTCCGGGCTCGACCGAAACCGAAATGAACGCGGTGGAAAAATTTGTACTCAACGAACAATGGAAACTGCAGCAGGTACAGGATTATATTCCGCTGCCGATGACGCCGGCCGCCGCTGTTTATTATACCGGCCTTGACTATGAAACCGGCGAACCCGTGCCGGTTATTCGCGGACTCGCCGCACGCCGTAAACAGATGAAGCAGCTGCGTCCGCACACCGGGAAAATGAACCGCCGGAAAGCAAACCGCCAATGA